One window from the genome of Pseudomonas sp. L5B5 encodes:
- a CDS encoding aminoglycoside phosphotransferase family protein — protein sequence MFAAYIERWHLVPDGEPILTPGSRLLPVRLETGAPAMLKIALDEDEQAGNRLMAWWAGEGAARVHAQEDDALLMARAMGAGSLMRMALAGQHDAVSQVVCTTLARLHAPRAKPLPPLLALDHWFKDLREAARQQGGLFLESLAMAEQLLATPRDEVVLHGDVHHDNVLDFGEAGWLVIDPKRVYGERTFDFANLICNPDLPSATDPRRFERQVQVIAQAADLQPRRLVQWVLAFSGLSAAWFLEDDHHAAARHQLKLAALAVQALAR from the coding sequence GTGTTTGCTGCCTATATCGAACGTTGGCACCTGGTGCCCGATGGCGAGCCCATCCTCACCCCGGGTAGTCGCCTGTTGCCGGTGCGCCTGGAGACGGGGGCACCGGCGATGCTGAAGATCGCCCTGGACGAAGACGAACAGGCTGGCAACCGACTGATGGCCTGGTGGGCCGGGGAGGGCGCGGCCCGGGTGCATGCCCAAGAAGACGATGCGCTGCTGATGGCGCGTGCCATGGGTGCTGGCTCGTTGATGCGCATGGCCCTTGCCGGGCAGCATGATGCGGTCAGCCAGGTCGTCTGCACGACCCTGGCACGCCTGCATGCGCCACGGGCCAAGCCGCTGCCGCCGTTGCTGGCGCTGGATCACTGGTTCAAGGATCTGCGCGAGGCGGCGCGGCAACAGGGTGGCCTGTTCCTTGAAAGCCTGGCCATGGCGGAACAGCTGCTGGCCACCCCTCGGGATGAAGTGGTGCTGCATGGCGATGTGCACCACGACAACGTGCTGGATTTCGGCGAGGCGGGCTGGTTGGTCATCGACCCCAAGCGGGTATACGGCGAGCGCACCTTCGACTTCGCCAACCTGATCTGCAACCCGGACCTGCCCAGCGCCACCGATCCCCGGCGTTTCGAACGCCAGGTGCAGGTGATTGCCCAGGCGGCCGACCTGCAACCCCGGCGCCTGGTGCAGTGGGTCCTGGCTTTCAGTGGCCTGTCCGCTGCCTGGTTTCTCGAGGACGATCATCACGCCGCGGCCCGCCATCAGCTCAAGCTTGCGGCCCTGGCGGTTCAGGCGCTGGCGCGATGA
- a CDS encoding PLP-dependent aminotransferase family protein, protein MRRTRYKAIVDDFAQCIRTGQLAPGTQLPTVRALMARERVALATALRVYQELEAIGLVVGEAGRGTFVRDSTLPRGMGLEQQPASDASVDLAFNYPSLPGQEQNLREGLRAIAASGDLDALLHSAPQGGRRHERQTAARHLRNREIRVGAEQVLIVNGAQQGLAVSLLALLQPGDILAVDALTYPGLKTLAQVHRLDLEPLPQIDGLTDLDALQQLCRRRPVRALYCMPTLHNPLGTVMPLAQRQRLVQLAREHDFWLLEDGAYAFLAEPAPAPLQTLAPERTLYISGLSKSVASGLRIGFIVAPLALIPALERAIRVSSWSTPTLTVTLGCRWIESGLVDSLEEQKREDARSRQQLARRVLEGCDCQAYATSYFLWLKLPDGLRASAVVAALAHQGVTVTSAEPFATTAHVPQALRLALGSIGLPQLEQALEKVRSEITR, encoded by the coding sequence ATGCGCCGCACTCGCTACAAGGCCATCGTCGATGACTTCGCCCAATGCATCCGAACCGGCCAGCTGGCCCCGGGTACCCAGCTGCCCACGGTGCGAGCGCTGATGGCCAGGGAGCGCGTGGCCCTGGCCACCGCGTTGCGGGTGTACCAGGAGCTGGAGGCCATTGGCCTGGTGGTGGGCGAAGCCGGGCGCGGAACCTTTGTCCGCGACAGCACCCTGCCCCGGGGCATGGGCCTGGAACAGCAACCGGCCAGCGACGCCTCGGTGGACCTGGCCTTCAACTACCCGTCCCTGCCCGGCCAGGAGCAGAACCTGCGTGAAGGCCTGCGGGCCATCGCCGCTTCCGGCGACCTGGACGCCCTGTTGCACTCCGCCCCCCAGGGTGGACGTCGCCATGAACGCCAGACTGCCGCCCGGCACCTGCGCAACCGCGAGATCCGGGTCGGCGCCGAACAGGTGCTGATCGTCAACGGGGCACAGCAAGGGCTGGCAGTCAGCCTGCTGGCGCTGCTCCAGCCCGGGGACATCCTGGCGGTGGACGCCCTGACCTACCCGGGCCTGAAGACCCTGGCCCAGGTCCATCGACTGGACCTGGAGCCACTGCCACAGATCGATGGCCTGACCGACCTCGATGCCTTGCAGCAACTGTGTCGCCGGCGGCCGGTGCGCGCGTTATACTGCATGCCCACCCTGCACAACCCGCTCGGCACGGTGATGCCCCTGGCCCAGCGCCAGCGCCTGGTGCAACTGGCCCGCGAGCATGACTTCTGGCTGCTCGAGGACGGGGCCTATGCCTTTCTGGCCGAACCTGCGCCTGCCCCCCTGCAGACCCTGGCACCGGAGCGCACGCTGTACATCTCGGGCTTGTCGAAAAGCGTCGCCTCGGGCTTGCGCATCGGCTTCATCGTCGCGCCGCTGGCGTTGATCCCGGCCCTGGAGCGGGCAATTCGCGTCTCCAGCTGGAGCACGCCGACCCTGACCGTGACCCTGGGGTGTCGGTGGATCGAGTCGGGGCTGGTGGACAGCCTGGAAGAGCAGAAGCGCGAGGATGCCCGCAGCCGCCAGCAACTGGCCAGGCGGGTGCTCGAGGGCTGCGACTGCCAGGCCTATGCCACCTCGTATTTTCTCTGGCTGAAACTCCCTGATGGGCTGCGGGCCAGTGCCGTGGTGGCGGCCCTGGCGCATCAGGGGGTCACGGTGACGTCGGCCGAACCCTTCGCCACCACCGCCCACGTGCCCCAGGCGTTGCGCCTGGCCCTGGGCTCGATCGGCCTGCCGCAGCTGGAGCAGGCCCTGGAAAAGGTCCGCAGCGAAATCACCCGCTGA
- a CDS encoding LysE family translocator, translated as MPDWTTLSIFIGAVLLLLLSPGPNMAFVISQGMAYGWRGGVVSGLGIGMADICLTLLTASGITALVASWPPALDLIRYAGVAYLLWLAWKALGSRAGLKLANTPRVPLATVFIRAMGNSLLNPKALLFFMVFLPQFVSPGQGSIAWQLVVLGLVLTLVSGVFHTGLGICGAALGRGLAARTAGVARLQSWLLAVVLLALALRLALVPQTN; from the coding sequence ATGCCGGACTGGACGACCCTATCGATCTTCATCGGTGCCGTACTGTTGTTGCTGTTGTCACCGGGGCCGAACATGGCCTTCGTCATCAGCCAGGGCATGGCCTATGGCTGGCGTGGAGGGGTCGTGTCCGGGCTGGGGATCGGGATGGCGGATATCTGCCTGACCCTGCTCACCGCCTCCGGCATCACCGCATTGGTGGCCAGTTGGCCGCCGGCCCTGGACCTGATTCGTTATGCCGGGGTCGCGTACTTGCTGTGGCTGGCCTGGAAAGCCCTGGGCAGCAGGGCTGGCTTGAAGCTCGCCAATACCCCCCGGGTGCCGCTGGCTACCGTGTTCATCCGCGCCATGGGCAACAGCCTGCTCAACCCCAAGGCCCTGTTGTTCTTCATGGTCTTCCTGCCGCAGTTCGTCAGCCCCGGGCAGGGCAGCATCGCCTGGCAACTGGTGGTCTTGGGGCTGGTACTCACCCTGGTCAGCGGGGTCTTCCACACGGGCCTGGGAATCTGCGGTGCCGCCCTGGGACGTGGCCTGGCCGCCCGCACGGCAGGTGTCGCCAGGTTGCAGTCCTGGCTGCTGGCGGTGGTGTTGCTGGCCCTGGCCTTGCGTCTGGCGCTGGTGCCCCAGACAAACTGA
- a CDS encoding antibiotic biosynthesis monooxygenase family protein: MYIAAFIYKPGQADEEFQRLSAIIDEVAASLPGFVGAQSWANADQGLVNASYYWEDEASIQAFARHPRHLEAKRQYRRWYAGYQVVISRVERVYGDGGIDPLLANDRHGQVRRA, translated from the coding sequence ATGTACATCGCCGCCTTTATCTATAAGCCGGGCCAGGCCGACGAAGAGTTCCAGCGTCTGAGCGCGATCATCGACGAAGTCGCCGCCAGCCTGCCGGGTTTCGTCGGTGCCCAGTCCTGGGCCAACGCTGACCAGGGGCTGGTCAATGCCAGCTACTACTGGGAAGACGAGGCCTCGATCCAGGCCTTCGCCCGTCACCCCAGGCACCTTGAAGCCAAGCGCCAGTACCGGCGCTGGTACGCCGGTTATCAGGTGGTGATTTCCCGGGTCGAGCGGGTCTACGGTGATGGCGGCATCGACCCATTGCTGGCCAACGACCGCCACGGCCAGGTGCGCCGTGCCTGA
- the inhA gene encoding isonitrile hydratase, producing MAVQIGFLLFPGVQQLDLTGPYDVLAALPDTQVHLLWKVPGPISSSAGMLLQATTGFAACPPLDVLCVPGGAGVGALMEDPQVLDFLRQQAAQVRYLTSVCTGSLVLGAAGLLQGKRATTHWAYHELLAPLGAIPVHERVVRDGHLFTGGGITAGIDFALTLAAELFGPETAQRVQLDLEYAPAPPFDSGSPDTAPAPLVQQARQATAASLGKRREITLRAAARLQAG from the coding sequence ATGGCCGTACAGATCGGTTTCCTGTTGTTCCCCGGAGTCCAGCAACTGGACCTGACCGGGCCCTATGATGTACTGGCCGCACTGCCGGATACGCAAGTGCACCTGCTGTGGAAGGTGCCGGGGCCGATCAGCTCCAGTGCCGGGATGCTGCTGCAAGCCACCACCGGCTTCGCCGCCTGCCCGCCCCTGGATGTGCTCTGTGTGCCGGGCGGCGCCGGCGTCGGCGCGTTGATGGAAGATCCACAGGTGCTGGATTTTCTCCGCCAGCAGGCCGCCCAGGTGCGTTACCTGACCTCGGTCTGTACCGGCTCCCTGGTACTGGGGGCGGCCGGCCTGCTCCAGGGCAAGCGTGCCACCACCCATTGGGCCTATCACGAACTGCTGGCGCCGCTGGGGGCCATCCCGGTCCATGAACGTGTGGTGCGCGACGGCCACCTGTTCACCGGTGGCGGTATCACCGCAGGTATCGACTTCGCCCTGACCCTCGCCGCCGAACTGTTCGGCCCGGAGACCGCGCAGCGGGTGCAACTGGACCTGGAATACGCCCCGGCCCCGCCCTTCGACTCTGGCAGCCCGGACACCGCTCCCGCCCCCCTGGTGCAACAGGCCCGCCAAGCTACTGCGGCCTCCCTGGGCAAGCGCCGGGAAATCACCCTGCGTGCCGCCGCCCGGTTGCAGGCCGGCTGA
- a CDS encoding GlxA family transcriptional regulator, which translates to MSLTAKTVFVLAFADAQLLDVTGPLQVFASANDRAREQDRPLPYHPRVVASPGGAVLSSSGLALLAEPLPGPEQPCDTLVVAGGRGVYAAAHDPDLVAWVAARASTARRVASVCTGAFLLAASGWLDGRRVVTHWTRCEQLAEQYPRLRVEADPIFINDGPVWTSAGVTAGIDLALALVEADLGREAALDVARQLVVFLKRPGGQAQFSVTLGLQKGGGRFDGLHAWIAENLNRDLTVPVLARQAAMSERSFVRHYRANTGQTPARAIELIRVETARRLLADTGLPVKRIAVQCGFGSEETLRRSVLRALGVTPQAYRERFAAPLPPG; encoded by the coding sequence ATGTCCCTGACTGCGAAAACCGTGTTTGTCCTGGCCTTTGCCGATGCCCAGTTGCTGGATGTCACCGGGCCGTTGCAGGTGTTCGCCTCGGCCAATGATCGGGCCCGCGAGCAGGACCGGCCGCTGCCCTACCATCCCCGGGTGGTCGCCAGCCCGGGCGGGGCGGTGCTCAGTTCATCGGGGCTGGCGCTGCTGGCCGAGCCGCTGCCGGGTCCGGAGCAACCCTGCGATACGCTGGTCGTCGCCGGTGGCCGAGGCGTCTACGCAGCCGCCCACGACCCGGACCTGGTGGCTTGGGTCGCAGCTAGGGCCAGCACGGCGCGGCGCGTGGCCTCGGTCTGCACCGGGGCTTTCCTGCTGGCCGCCAGCGGCTGGCTCGACGGGCGCCGGGTAGTGACCCACTGGACTCGCTGCGAGCAGTTGGCCGAGCAATATCCACGACTGCGGGTCGAGGCCGATCCGATCTTCATCAACGACGGCCCGGTCTGGACGTCGGCCGGGGTCACGGCCGGCATCGACCTGGCCCTGGCCCTGGTGGAGGCTGACCTGGGGCGCGAAGCGGCACTGGACGTGGCTCGGCAACTGGTGGTGTTTCTCAAGCGCCCGGGAGGGCAGGCGCAGTTCAGCGTGACCCTGGGGTTGCAGAAGGGCGGCGGGCGTTTCGACGGGCTGCACGCCTGGATCGCCGAGAACCTCAATCGTGACTTGACGGTGCCGGTCCTGGCCCGGCAGGCGGCCATGAGCGAGCGCAGCTTCGTGCGCCACTACCGTGCCAACACCGGCCAGACTCCGGCCCGGGCCATCGAGCTGATCCGCGTGGAAACCGCCCGCCGGCTGCTGGCCGACACCGGCCTGCCGGTCAAGCGCATCGCGGTGCAGTGCGGTTTTGGCAGCGAAGAGACCCTGCGCCGCAGTGTGCTGCGGGCCCTGGGCGTAACGCCCCAGGCCTATCGCGAACGCTTCGCGGCACCCTTGCCGCCCGGTTGA
- a CDS encoding alpha/beta hydrolase, with amino-acid sequence MSKPLLYLLAGNGSAADWWDDATPHFRRYQVQALELPGFGDNPQPPCEDLGQYAEALLALTTPGCAIVAVGVSALVVLHALERRPGHFSRSVLLSPVGAFLWQRRLPALMSPLPARLLIHGLLSHKPTWFAHKFSRQPWSPQQYRRMGAGYARCRAFVPLWQQLRADTALPLLEWIKDPVELVWGDQDRLLGIAQAAAWSAILARADLRVSLQPGWGHYPWIDAPAEFVAWLEAGDQGFVAHTKGGRLRLAELAGQPVPAALSLDSANDPRLGPLLASQPDALWAVRSSSYGEDQADSANAGLSTTYLRVASAEVPRRIGELRDAGVEEVVVQRFIQPTLSGIAFVRHLAVELEWVEGHLESLADGQVSPERAVLSRLGEAWASGTFATRHGLSAKVLWDFLQGVLKVFHYVPGDIEWAWDGQQLWLLQYRPISDYGWRRHLTAANIAEILPPQPSRFVEYGQRRAAASIPAIMARWDARVLENNEPFTALFGGASYINNDLFLARLADWGLPSSGYAAEVGGAAPALPLRPLRLLRSLPRFLRMQHIARGHLLTLEPGLRRFDRELAQLHEGGADGQQLADWFSRFYVFVVQGNLCIATALASSGGALLGRPPTAYDNLDNSPHRLPWETDPGTPRPACGPLPLQAFPHWNPTITLAHRLGVPGMRGYYLQVREWYRDNLMRIFMRLHHAVPEADRAYWFAPHEQVRSRGGSFWQDGREGSEQASGFLIYPGQAQGILGVEILLEETLDPGRHAHYQQARAVIARMGGRLSHGSTLLRELRKPSAVLPQVDPSWMGREVRYSDGQLSLVQD; translated from the coding sequence ATGAGCAAGCCCCTGTTGTACTTGCTGGCGGGCAACGGCAGCGCCGCCGACTGGTGGGACGATGCCACACCCCACTTTCGCCGCTACCAGGTGCAGGCCCTGGAGCTGCCCGGCTTTGGCGACAACCCCCAGCCGCCCTGCGAGGACCTGGGGCAGTACGCCGAGGCCCTGCTGGCGCTGACCACGCCAGGTTGCGCGATTGTCGCGGTAGGAGTCAGTGCGCTGGTGGTGCTGCATGCGCTGGAGCGCCGCCCCGGGCATTTCTCCCGCAGCGTGCTGCTGTCGCCGGTGGGTGCCTTTCTCTGGCAGCGCCGCCTGCCCGCGCTGATGTCGCCGCTGCCGGCACGGCTGCTGATCCATGGCCTGCTCAGCCACAAGCCAACCTGGTTCGCCCACAAGTTCTCGCGCCAGCCCTGGAGCCCGCAACAGTACCGGCGCATGGGCGCCGGTTATGCCCGCTGCCGGGCCTTCGTGCCGCTTTGGCAACAACTGCGAGCCGACACCGCACTGCCCTTGCTGGAGTGGATCAAGGACCCGGTGGAACTGGTGTGGGGTGACCAGGACCGGCTGCTGGGGATTGCCCAGGCCGCAGCCTGGTCGGCGATCCTGGCCCGCGCCGACCTGCGGGTCAGCCTCCAGCCGGGCTGGGGCCACTACCCCTGGATCGACGCACCCGCCGAGTTCGTCGCCTGGCTCGAAGCCGGCGACCAAGGTTTTGTCGCCCATACCAAGGGCGGCCGCCTGCGCCTGGCGGAACTGGCCGGCCAGCCGGTGCCGGCTGCCCTGTCCCTGGACAGCGCCAACGACCCGCGGCTCGGCCCACTGCTCGCCAGCCAGCCCGATGCCCTGTGGGCCGTGCGCTCCTCCAGCTACGGTGAAGATCAGGCCGACTCGGCCAATGCCGGGCTCAGTACCACCTACCTGCGAGTGGCCAGCGCCGAGGTGCCCCGGCGCATTGGCGAACTGCGCGACGCCGGGGTCGAGGAAGTGGTGGTACAGCGCTTCATCCAGCCGACCCTGTCCGGGATCGCCTTCGTCCGCCACCTGGCGGTGGAGCTGGAGTGGGTCGAGGGTCATCTGGAAAGCCTCGCCGATGGCCAGGTCAGCCCCGAGCGAGCCGTGCTGTCACGCCTGGGCGAGGCCTGGGCCAGCGGCACCTTCGCCACCCGCCATGGCCTGTCCGCCAAGGTCTTGTGGGATTTTCTGCAAGGGGTGCTGAAGGTCTTCCACTATGTGCCCGGAGACATCGAATGGGCCTGGGACGGCCAGCAGCTGTGGCTGCTGCAATACCGCCCGATCAGTGACTATGGCTGGCGCCGGCACCTGACCGCGGCCAACATCGCCGAGATCCTGCCACCGCAGCCCAGCCGCTTCGTCGAGTACGGCCAGCGCCGGGCAGCAGCGAGCATCCCGGCGATCATGGCCCGCTGGGACGCCCGGGTGCTGGAGAACAACGAGCCCTTCACCGCGCTGTTCGGCGGTGCCTCGTACATCAACAACGATCTGTTCCTGGCCCGGCTGGCCGACTGGGGCCTGCCTTCTTCCGGTTACGCCGCGGAAGTCGGGGGCGCCGCTCCGGCCCTGCCCTTGCGGCCCTTGCGCTTGCTGCGGTCGCTGCCGCGCTTCTTGCGCATGCAGCACATCGCCCGGGGCCATTTGCTGACCCTGGAACCTGGCCTGCGGCGCTTCGATCGGGAGCTGGCGCAGTTGCACGAAGGCGGCGCCGATGGCCAGCAGCTGGCGGACTGGTTCAGCCGGTTCTATGTGTTCGTGGTCCAGGGCAACCTGTGCATCGCCACCGCCCTGGCCAGCAGCGGCGGCGCCCTGCTCGGCCGCCCGCCCACCGCCTACGACAACCTGGACAACAGTCCCCATCGCCTGCCCTGGGAGACGGACCCCGGCACCCCGCGCCCAGCATGCGGGCCACTGCCGTTGCAAGCGTTCCCGCACTGGAATCCGACCATCACCCTGGCCCACCGCCTGGGCGTGCCGGGCATGCGCGGTTATTACCTGCAAGTGCGCGAGTGGTACCGGGACAACCTGATGCGCATCTTCATGCGCCTGCACCATGCGGTGCCCGAGGCCGATCGCGCGTACTGGTTCGCTCCCCATGAACAGGTGCGCAGCCGGGGCGGGAGTTTCTGGCAGGACGGCCGTGAGGGCAGCGAACAGGCCAGCGGCTTCCTGATCTACCCGGGCCAGGCCCAGGGCATCCTCGGGGTGGAGATCCTCCTGGAAGAGACCCTCGACCCGGGCCGACACGCCCACTATCAGCAGGCCAGGGCGGTGATCGCACGCATGGGCGGACGCCTGTCCCACGGCTCGACCCTGCTGCGGGAGCTGCGCAAGCCCTCGGCCGTGCTGCCCCAGGTGGACCCAAGCTGGATGGGCCGCGAAGTGCGTTACAGCGATGGCCAGTTGAGCCTGGTCCAGGACTGA
- a CDS encoding TIGR01777 family oxidoreductase translates to MADLPFLQWAVALLLAQGVLGALDTLYHHELTVALPQRHSARKELSIHALRSCFYGILFMGIANLAFQGTWALVIALLFGLEICLTLWDFVVEDRSRKLPAIERIMHTVLAINAGAFFALYGAQLLEWSRLPSALAPIDLGWQGWALSLFAVGVTASGIRDGLAALRLQRQGQAVNPFTGGPGKRVLVTGGTGFIGETLVNQLLDAGHTVSVLARDPLRAAYLFDGRARCLRSLDKLGHGEVFDVIINLAGAPVAGPRWSAKRQAQLLASRVGTTEALLNWLQHAQHKPQLWIQASAIGFYGVRDASQALDENAERGEGFMADLCARWESSAEPASRFGVRQVVLRLGIVFGPGGALKPLLMPFYFGFGGRMGDGQQIMSWVHRDDVLQVMARAMHDDSLNGTYNLVAPDAVSQGQFAESVGKRLKCPVWLHVPAAPVRALAGEMAQLFFDGQKVVPARLLQAGYRFRYPTLDSALRDLA, encoded by the coding sequence GTGGCTGACTTGCCGTTCCTGCAGTGGGCCGTCGCCCTGCTGCTCGCCCAAGGCGTACTGGGCGCCCTCGACACGCTCTATCATCACGAGCTCACCGTGGCCCTGCCCCAGCGTCACAGCGCCCGCAAGGAACTGAGCATCCATGCCCTGCGCTCCTGCTTCTACGGCATCCTGTTCATGGGGATCGCCAACCTGGCGTTCCAGGGGACCTGGGCGCTGGTGATCGCCTTGCTGTTCGGCCTGGAAATCTGCCTGACCCTGTGGGACTTCGTGGTCGAGGACCGCAGCCGCAAACTGCCGGCTATCGAACGCATCATGCACACGGTGCTGGCGATCAACGCCGGTGCCTTCTTCGCCCTGTACGGTGCGCAGCTTCTGGAGTGGTCGCGCCTGCCCAGTGCCCTGGCCCCCATCGACCTGGGCTGGCAGGGCTGGGCCTTGAGCCTGTTCGCCGTCGGGGTGACGGCCTCGGGGATTCGCGACGGCCTGGCGGCCCTGCGCCTGCAACGCCAGGGGCAGGCGGTCAATCCGTTTACCGGTGGGCCCGGCAAGCGCGTGCTGGTCACCGGCGGCACCGGATTCATCGGCGAAACCCTGGTCAACCAGTTGCTCGACGCCGGCCATACGGTCAGCGTGCTGGCCCGGGACCCCTTGCGCGCCGCCTACCTGTTCGACGGCCGCGCCCGCTGCCTGCGCTCCCTGGACAAGCTGGGCCACGGCGAAGTGTTCGACGTGATCATCAACCTGGCCGGCGCCCCGGTGGCCGGGCCGCGCTGGTCGGCCAAGCGCCAGGCCCAGTTGCTGGCCAGCCGGGTCGGCACCACCGAAGCCCTGCTCAACTGGCTGCAGCACGCCCAACACAAGCCGCAGTTGTGGATCCAGGCGTCGGCCATCGGCTTCTATGGGGTGCGCGACGCCAGCCAGGCGCTGGATGAGAACGCCGAGCGCGGCGAAGGCTTCATGGCCGACCTGTGCGCCCGCTGGGAGTCCTCGGCCGAGCCGGCCAGTCGTTTCGGCGTGCGCCAGGTGGTGCTGCGCCTGGGCATCGTATTTGGCCCCGGCGGCGCCCTCAAGCCACTGCTGATGCCCTTCTACTTCGGGTTTGGCGGACGCATGGGCGATGGCCAGCAGATCATGAGCTGGGTGCATCGCGACGATGTCCTGCAGGTCATGGCTCGCGCCATGCACGACGACTCGCTGAACGGCACCTACAACCTGGTGGCCCCGGATGCAGTGAGCCAGGGCCAGTTCGCCGAGAGCGTCGGCAAACGGCTCAAGTGTCCGGTATGGCTGCACGTGCCGGCGGCGCCGGTACGGGCCCTGGCCGGGGAAATGGCCCAGCTGTTCTTCGATGGCCAGAAGGTGGTGCCGGCGCGGCTGTTGCAGGCCGGCTACCGCTTCCGTTACCCGACCCTGGACAGCGCCCTGCGCGACCTGGCCTGA
- a CDS encoding alpha/beta fold hydrolase — protein sequence MPSPASMHHVTTSSLHIAYEEHGPRSGEPVILLHGFPYDPRAFDEIAPPLAELGYRVIVPYLRGYGPTRFTHPRIMRSGQQAALAQDLLDLMDALQLPRATLAGYDWGGRAACIVAALWPQRVRGLMSADGYNIQDIAQACEPRAPETELRLWYQYYFNTQRGVDGLRANRREFCELLWRLWSPTWQQGPGLYGASAPSLDNPDFVEVVIHSYRHRFGYAPGDPALEPIEQALLAQPPIQVPTIALCGADDGVGPPLEPDPDGPLFTGGYERRILPGVGHNVPQEAPQATLEAVLELLRDA from the coding sequence ATGCCCAGTCCAGCCTCGATGCATCACGTCACGACCTCCAGCCTGCACATTGCCTACGAGGAACACGGCCCGCGCAGTGGCGAGCCGGTGATCCTGCTGCATGGTTTCCCCTATGACCCGCGAGCCTTCGATGAAATCGCCCCGCCCCTGGCCGAACTCGGTTATCGGGTGATCGTGCCGTACCTGCGCGGCTACGGGCCAACGCGCTTCACCCACCCTAGGATCATGCGCTCCGGGCAGCAGGCAGCCCTGGCCCAGGACCTGCTGGACCTGATGGATGCCCTGCAACTGCCCCGGGCCACGCTCGCCGGCTACGACTGGGGCGGACGCGCGGCGTGCATCGTCGCCGCTCTCTGGCCGCAACGGGTGCGCGGCCTGATGAGCGCCGATGGCTACAACATCCAGGATATCGCCCAGGCCTGTGAGCCCCGGGCTCCGGAAACCGAGCTGCGGCTGTGGTACCAGTACTACTTCAACACCCAGCGCGGGGTGGACGGCCTGCGCGCCAACCGCCGGGAATTCTGCGAGCTGCTGTGGCGCCTGTGGTCGCCGACCTGGCAACAAGGGCCCGGGCTCTATGGGGCGAGTGCGCCGTCCCTGGACAACCCGGACTTCGTCGAGGTGGTGATCCATTCCTACCGCCACCGCTTCGGCTACGCGCCAGGCGATCCGGCCCTGGAACCCATCGAGCAGGCACTCCTGGCCCAGCCACCGATCCAGGTGCCGACCATCGCCCTGTGCGGCGCCGACGATGGCGTCGGCCCGCCGCTGGAGCCGGACCCCGACGGCCCGCTGTTCACGGGGGGATATGAGCGGCGGATCCTGCCTGGGGTCGGCCACAACGTGCCGCAGGAGGCTCCGCAGGCCACCCTGGAGGCCGTGCTGGAGTTGCTGCGGGACGCTTGA
- a CDS encoding VOC family protein → MPDSPIIAVMIHAADWRAATTWYAQAFPDARRIVHEPDDFGHLQLAGLSLEIVPCDAKVDQGPAGSVVYWRVQDLPAEVRRLSALGGRLYRGPMAIEGGEWICQVQDPWGNCIGLRQPAPLA, encoded by the coding sequence ATGCCCGACTCCCCGATCATCGCGGTGATGATCCATGCCGCCGACTGGCGTGCTGCTACCACCTGGTACGCCCAGGCCTTTCCCGACGCTCGCCGGATCGTTCATGAACCGGATGACTTCGGCCATCTGCAGCTCGCCGGCCTGTCGCTGGAAATCGTTCCCTGCGACGCCAAGGTCGACCAGGGCCCGGCCGGCTCCGTGGTGTACTGGCGCGTCCAGGACCTGCCGGCAGAAGTACGGCGCCTGTCTGCCCTGGGCGGCCGCTTGTATCGCGGCCCCATGGCCATCGAGGGTGGCGAGTGGATCTGCCAGGTGCAGGACCCCTGGGGCAACTGCATCGGCCTGCGCCAGCCGGCACCCTTGGCCTGA